The Saprospiraceae bacterium genome includes a window with the following:
- a CDS encoding D-2-hydroxyacid dehydrogenase, translating to MNIVFLDAYTLNPGDLSFSGLEALGNFKAYDRSESKDLQSRMKNVEVAIVNKFPVNEKTLNLMPDLKYIVVAATGYNNIDIETVKRKNIPVSNVKGYSTEGVAQHVFASIMTLFNRIAYYDEKVKYGEWSTCPDFCFYHHSIQELSGLTMGIIGYGDIGSRVGGIAHAFGMKVLASTRNQDKPKPDFIKFSDQNIIFKNADIITLHVPLSEETKEIINRNSLSTMKKNAILVNTARGPLINESDLLDALNEKTISGAVLDVLSKEPPENDNPLLKHPTVLITPHIAWAGLQSRQRLLNGLIENISQYQKGEILNRVV from the coding sequence ATGAACATTGTTTTTCTGGACGCTTACACTCTAAACCCCGGTGACCTAAGTTTTTCCGGATTGGAAGCTTTGGGCAATTTTAAGGCTTATGACAGGTCTGAGTCAAAAGACCTTCAAAGCAGGATGAAAAATGTGGAAGTCGCCATTGTCAATAAATTTCCGGTAAATGAGAAAACGCTCAACCTTATGCCCGATCTGAAATATATCGTCGTTGCTGCGACAGGTTATAATAATATCGATATAGAAACCGTAAAAAGGAAGAATATTCCAGTCAGTAATGTCAAAGGATACAGCACGGAAGGAGTTGCACAGCATGTGTTTGCGTCTATCATGACTCTGTTTAACAGAATTGCATATTATGATGAAAAGGTAAAGTATGGGGAATGGTCCACTTGTCCGGATTTCTGTTTTTACCATCATTCCATTCAGGAATTGAGCGGACTGACGATGGGCATAATCGGATATGGGGATATTGGTAGTAGAGTGGGGGGCATTGCTCACGCTTTTGGGATGAAAGTGCTGGCATCTACGAGAAATCAGGATAAACCTAAACCTGATTTTATTAAATTTTCTGACCAAAATATCATTTTTAAAAATGCAGATATTATTACACTTCATGTACCATTAAGCGAGGAAACAAAAGAAATAATAAATCGGAATTCCTTATCGACGATGAAAAAAAATGCAATCCTCGTGAATACCGCCAGAGGACCCTTGATCAATGAATCAGATTTATTAGATGCTTTGAACGAAAAAACAATCTCCGGAGCTGTTTTGGATGTGCTCTCAAAAGAACCTCCCGAAAATGACAATCCACTTTTGAAACATCCAACTGTTTTAATTACGCCGCACATTGCATGGGCGGGGCTGCAATCACGACAACGATTGTTAAATGGTCTGATTGAAAATATATCGCAATATCAAAAAGGGGAAATTTTGAATCGGGTAGTTTAA
- the proB gene encoding glutamate 5-kinase, translated as MDKSDKKLILLKLGTGTLTKSTTSISRGKLEDIGRQILKLKDKYDFIIVSSGAIAVARQFVYLHDAGQDIEVKQALAAIGQPHLMRIIQDCFHDFKLHTAQCLLSYNDFERQTSRDNIVNTIKTLIANNYIPIINENDTVATEEIKFGDNDKLASLTARLTKTDLMILATNTSGVYKLNNHQPDETIPVLDDVQTIIEQIDDSKSDLGSGGMKSKLESARLASEAGIETWLVNGLEDNFMLKAMDGTTKFTRIPAKA; from the coding sequence ATGGACAAATCAGATAAAAAATTAATTCTACTCAAATTAGGGACAGGAACACTTACAAAAAGTACTACTTCCATATCAAGGGGTAAACTCGAAGACATAGGCAGACAAATCCTGAAATTGAAAGATAAGTATGATTTCATCATTGTCAGTTCAGGTGCGATAGCTGTTGCCAGGCAATTTGTTTACCTCCATGATGCCGGTCAGGATATTGAGGTAAAACAAGCATTGGCGGCAATCGGCCAACCTCATCTGATGCGGATTATACAGGACTGTTTTCACGATTTCAAATTACACACTGCGCAGTGTCTTCTTTCTTACAATGATTTTGAAAGACAAACCAGCAGGGACAACATTGTCAATACTATCAAAACATTGATAGCCAATAATTACATTCCGATTATCAATGAAAACGATACGGTTGCGACCGAAGAAATAAAATTCGGGGATAATGACAAACTGGCTTCTCTTACCGCACGGCTAACCAAAACAGATCTGATGATTTTGGCGACCAACACTTCCGGTGTGTATAAATTAAACAACCATCAACCTGATGAAACCATACCTGTACTGGATGATGTCCAAACTATCATAGAACAAATAGATGACAGTAAATCTGATTTAGGTTCCGGCGGTATGAAATCAAAATTGGAATCTGCAAGGTTAGCATCCGAAGCAGGCATTGAAACCTGGTTGGTTAATGGTCTGGAAGATAATTTTATGCTAAAAGCAATGGATGGAACTACCAAATTTACAAGGATTCCGGCTAAAGCTTAA